In Gemmatimonadales bacterium, one genomic interval encodes:
- a CDS encoding Npt1/Npt2 family nucleotide transporter: MALNLPARAHIASFFEATLRIRPGEGRRTALLFLHLLLASSVFILGRTVRDTLFLSRLSDPLRVLPWMFVLYGVVSAITVVLYSQVADRVARHRIIVVSTGVGMVTYLATWAFVRAEAEWIYPVFYVWSEVVANLFIVQFWTLANDLHDARAAKRLFGTIGAARVLGIVVVGLGSGAIVKAIGTPQLIFVLVGLMAAIAGLALALAREPRAESQARAGAQPKRHGPPPRIITHPYVRALAVITLLTFVALTIGDYQFKAIARDTFRGDDLARFFGLFYAGTGTVSFLFQVFLTPRILARLGVGAGMTAMPGVFGAASTLLLLMPMMPKLAIATVMKFADNGFQYTIHETTLQALYVPFAPEVKARTRAFLDAVVKPLSYGAGGVALLLFAHHLSVPHLSFLTVPVVIAWFAMIPLVRRRYLRTLEETISARGALALDHEFLLDSAGRDALIATLHAGTSRQALVALEQLAADRSPELLQAVAQLASHEDPTVRTAALYRLAHSGGAGADPEPARRALSDPEPEVRAAAAAADAALAEDESVDALVPLLADPAPDVRVASLAGLLKHGGLEGGIVGGAELGRLLASPDRDDRVAAARALRHLGPSAYRPLRRLLTDPDATVRRAALKSAPGVADPRLAPTLVAALSDPPTRRRAGQALIAIGDAAVGPVAALLDEPVAPRSVKLVVPRLLRRIPCPESYRRLREHVSVVDSHLRLRIHAALSHLREELRRKPEPLPFVQRLVHEEIVDTYKNLAGWEVSRPFYETPLLEEVFQFRQQRAVRRILRILELRYDPEPLRLVREHTADPKRRANALEVLDTMLDPPLRPLVMPFLDDVPVPELLKRAAALVPPPPAPPEFMRLHCRHPNPYVVLLALDSLSRRGDQVGRDEGATLLTHPDPLVREGALRAVAAGDPAGAAPLVARLLHDPDRIVANQAHALLARLEGRAIPEDTMYSTVEKILFLKSAPVFERVSGEDLAPLARVAEVETYSKGRTVFTEGELGDALYVIVRGSVSINHDGERIAALGPGEAFGEMAVLDTEPRSATATAEEECEVLRIGS, translated from the coding sequence ATGGCTCTGAATCTCCCTGCGCGAGCGCACATTGCAAGTTTCTTCGAGGCCACCCTCCGCATCCGCCCCGGGGAAGGCCGCCGCACGGCGCTGCTCTTCCTGCACCTCCTCCTCGCCTCGTCCGTCTTCATCCTTGGCCGCACCGTCCGGGATACGCTGTTCCTCAGCCGCCTCTCCGATCCGCTGCGGGTCCTGCCGTGGATGTTCGTCCTCTACGGCGTGGTGTCGGCCATTACAGTGGTGCTGTACTCGCAGGTCGCCGACCGGGTGGCGCGACACCGGATCATCGTCGTTTCCACCGGCGTGGGCATGGTCACCTACCTCGCGACCTGGGCGTTCGTGCGCGCGGAAGCGGAGTGGATCTACCCGGTCTTCTACGTCTGGTCGGAGGTGGTGGCCAACCTGTTCATCGTGCAGTTCTGGACCCTGGCCAACGACCTGCACGACGCGCGCGCCGCCAAGCGGCTCTTCGGCACCATCGGCGCGGCGCGGGTGCTGGGCATCGTCGTGGTCGGCCTCGGCAGCGGCGCCATCGTGAAGGCGATCGGGACGCCGCAGCTGATCTTCGTTCTGGTGGGACTGATGGCGGCGATCGCGGGCCTCGCGCTCGCGCTCGCGCGGGAGCCGCGCGCCGAGAGCCAGGCCCGCGCGGGGGCGCAGCCGAAGCGTCACGGGCCGCCGCCCCGCATCATCACGCACCCGTACGTTCGCGCGCTCGCGGTGATCACTCTCCTCACGTTCGTCGCGCTCACCATCGGCGACTACCAGTTCAAGGCGATCGCCCGCGACACCTTCCGCGGCGACGACCTGGCGCGGTTCTTCGGCCTCTTCTACGCCGGCACCGGCACGGTCTCCTTCCTGTTCCAGGTGTTCCTCACGCCGCGCATCCTGGCCCGGCTCGGCGTGGGCGCGGGGATGACCGCCATGCCGGGCGTCTTCGGCGCGGCGAGCACCCTGCTGCTCCTGATGCCGATGATGCCGAAGCTCGCGATCGCGACCGTGATGAAGTTCGCCGATAACGGGTTCCAGTACACGATCCACGAGACGACGCTACAGGCCCTCTACGTCCCGTTCGCGCCGGAGGTGAAGGCGCGGACCCGCGCATTCCTGGACGCGGTCGTGAAGCCGCTCTCCTACGGCGCGGGAGGCGTCGCGCTCCTGCTGTTCGCCCACCACCTGTCCGTCCCGCACCTCTCGTTCCTGACCGTGCCGGTCGTGATCGCGTGGTTCGCGATGATCCCGCTGGTGCGCCGCCGCTATCTCAGGACCCTGGAAGAGACGATCTCGGCGCGCGGCGCCCTGGCGCTCGACCACGAGTTCCTGCTGGACTCGGCCGGCCGGGACGCGCTCATCGCGACGCTGCATGCCGGCACTTCGAGACAGGCGCTGGTAGCATTGGAGCAACTAGCCGCCGACCGGTCGCCGGAGCTGCTGCAGGCCGTAGCACAGCTCGCGAGTCACGAGGATCCGACGGTGCGGACCGCCGCGCTCTACCGGCTCGCGCACTCGGGTGGCGCCGGGGCCGACCCCGAGCCGGCGAGGCGGGCGCTTTCCGACCCCGAGCCCGAAGTGCGCGCCGCGGCCGCGGCGGCGGACGCGGCCCTCGCGGAGGACGAGTCGGTCGACGCGCTCGTCCCGCTCCTCGCCGACCCGGCGCCCGACGTGCGCGTGGCGTCGCTGGCCGGTCTCCTCAAGCACGGCGGCCTCGAGGGCGGCATCGTGGGCGGGGCGGAACTGGGCCGGCTGTTGGCCTCACCCGACCGCGACGACCGCGTAGCAGCGGCCCGCGCGCTGCGCCACCTCGGGCCCAGCGCGTACCGGCCGCTGCGCCGGCTCCTCACGGACCCCGACGCCACGGTGCGGCGCGCCGCACTCAAGTCGGCGCCCGGGGTAGCCGATCCACGCCTCGCGCCCACCCTCGTGGCCGCGCTCTCCGACCCGCCGACCCGGCGCCGCGCCGGCCAGGCGCTCATCGCCATCGGTGATGCGGCCGTGGGGCCCGTCGCGGCGCTGCTCGATGAGCCCGTCGCACCGCGGTCGGTGAAGCTGGTGGTGCCGCGGCTGCTTCGGCGCATACCGTGCCCCGAGTCGTACCGCCGCCTACGCGAGCACGTGTCCGTCGTGGACAGCCATCTGCGCCTCCGCATCCACGCCGCGCTCTCGCACCTGCGCGAGGAGCTGCGGCGCAAGCCGGAGCCGCTGCCCTTCGTGCAGCGCCTGGTGCATGAGGAGATCGTGGACACCTACAAGAACCTCGCGGGGTGGGAGGTGTCCCGTCCGTTCTACGAAACCCCGCTGCTGGAGGAGGTCTTCCAGTTCCGCCAGCAGCGCGCGGTGCGGCGCATCCTGCGCATCCTCGAGCTGCGCTACGATCCCGAGCCCCTGCGCCTGGTGCGCGAGCACACGGCAGACCCGAAGCGCCGCGCCAACGCCCTCGAAGTGCTCGACACGATGCTCGACCCGCCATTGCGCCCACTGGTGATGCCATTCCTCGACGACGTGCCCGTGCCCGAACTGCTCAAGCGGGCCGCCGCGCTGGTGCCGCCACCGCCGGCGCCCCCCGAGTTCATGCGGCTGCACTGCCGCCACCCGAACCCGTACGTGGTGCTGCTAGCGCTCGACTCGCTCTCCCGCCGCGGGGACCAGGTGGGACGAGACGAGGGCGCGACCCTGCTCACGCACCCGGACCCGCTGGTGCGCGAGGGCGCGCTGCGCGCCGTGGCCGCCGGCGACCCCGCCGGAGCGGCGCCGCTCGTCGCCCGGCTGCTGCATGATCCCGACCGCATCGTCGCGAACCAGGCGCACGCGCTGCTCGCGCGGCTCGAAGGCCGCGCCATCCCGGAGGACACCATGTACTCGACCGTCGAGAAGATCCTCTTCCTCAAGAGCGCCC